CACGGCAAGCCAATCGCCCACTGCCGGGAATTCCCCCGGTGAACTCGCTTCATGACGAAATTTGCCGGACACTATTGCGGCCACCTCGCCGTCGGCAGTCCAAATCACGTATTGTCCCCGATGCTCCTGAGACACTCGGGCGGGCACATAGCCCTCATCGCGGAATGGACTCATGAGCGCGTCCCAGCGCCCATCCCACCCTAAGTCTTCGAGTGACATTGCTTCATCTTCTCCTCAGACCTGTGCTACACGGCCCTGCCCCAACGGGGTGTTCCGTGTCGGTCCTTGTTCGTATAGGCCGGTGCGACGACCGGCAATGCTTGATGTAATTCTACCGAAAATGATTTTGCTGGAGGTTGGACAGTCAGGTGGGAAGTTGTGGCTTTGCCGCGTTCAGATCGCGGCCAGACACAGCGCGAGTCTCGCCCGGAAGGAAGGAAGCAGCGACAACACTTCGATCGCGCAAAGCGGCTTACCGCATTGCGTCTCATGCAAGGGTCTATCGGTTCTTTCTATCCGATTCCGGCCTGACTGTTATTAAGGGTGACCCTAGCCATTATTCTTCCTCCCGAGGTTTTGGCACGATTCGCCGTTTCGGTTCCGGTTCGTAAGTCTACCACACTGTTCCCCAATGACACGGCCAATATGCGCACTTTGTGCCTCGCCGGTGACACGGATTCGATGCGCTGCTGAATTTAGGGTGTGGAAACCGAACTGGAAACTGGTTCTTCAGAGGAAAAGGAGCCCGGCACGCCATGCGCCCCAAAACGCAAACCCCAAAGCATTTCCCCGAGCCGGTCCTTCCGGCATGTCCCATACAAAAGCTGCTAAAGGGCCAGAAGGCGCTTGTTACCGGCGCTTCTTCCGGAATAGGCAAGGCCATCGCCATTGCCCTCGGACACGCGGGCGCCGACGTGGTGATCAACTATCGGTCCGGCGACGATGCCGCGCAGAAAGTCGCGGACGAGGTCCGGCGTTGCGGAAGCCGTACGTACATCCACCAAGCTGACGTCTCCAAAGAGGAGCAGGTGCAAGCCATGTTTCGCCGCATGCTCGACGAGTTCGGCACCATCGACATTCTCGTGAACAATGCAGGCCTGCAACAGGATGCGCCCTTCGACGAGATGACGCTACGACAGTGGCAGACAGTTCTCGACGTGAACCTGACGGGACAGTTCCTGTGTGCGCGCGAAGCGGTTCGCGAATTCAAGCGGCGTGGCGTGCGGAAAGAAGTCTCCTGCGCGGCGGGCAAGATCATCTGCATCAGTTCCGTTCACGAAGTGATTCCGTGGGCTGGCCACGTCAACTACGCCGCGTCCAAGGGCGGCATCATGCTGATGATGAAAAGCATCGCCCAGGAGGTCGCGCCGCATCGCATCCGCGTCAACAGCATCGCACCCGGCGCAATACGCACGCCCATCAACATGCAAGCGTGGGACACGGAAGAAGCCTATAGCGACCTCATGAAGCTGGTCCCCTATAAGCGCATCGGCGAACCCGAGGATATTGGCCGCGCGGCCGTGTGGCTCGCTTCCGACGACTCCGACTACGTCCACGGCATCACGTTGTTCGTCGACGGAGGCATGACGCTCTACCCGGGCTTCGAGACCGGCGGCTAGTTTGCCGGAGTATCAGACCCTTCGCGCTTAATCTGCTTGAAGTACACGATCTCGTGGTCTTCGTCGTCCAGATTCTCGATAGCGCCGCTACGCGTGAATCCTTGCGCCTCGCACAAACGCTGCATCTGCGTGTTTGATGCGTTCGTGGAGGTAAAGAGCTTATCGGTCGGCGCAACCGACTCCGCGTACTGGATTAGTCCTGAGGCAATGCCCTCCCGGCGATGTCCGGGATGAACAATCATGAACGAGATAAACGCGTGTCCATAAAAGGTCTCTTCGAGGATCATGAAGCCGAGCACTTCACCGTTCACTACCGCTTTGTAGCAGTTCTTGGATGCAATGGCACTGGAAAGCGCGCTTCGCCGTTCGCTGCTGCCAGGCACCAGCTTGTCCAAAGCGACGAGCGCGGGGAAGTCGGAATCGACGGCCCGCTGTACGTTCACCGGCGGATGTTCGGGCTCCGCTTCCGCCGCCGTCAAATGAGGCACGTCCTCGGGGCCGACCACGCCTTGTTCCGTTAACCATGCAACAATGCTATCGACCACTTGTTCATGGCGTAACCCGCTGCAATCGATCTCGGCGGAGGCATACTTACTGTAGAGAGGCATCCGCTCTTCATAGAGCGCGTCCAACGATTGTCCCTGAAGTCGGACGACCCCGCGCGCATCGAGGTTACTGAGACGTTCGGCCAACGACTCCAGCGGCAGCATCAGGTGTATCACAATCCCCTTCTCTCGAAGATGATTCATCGCCGCTTCGCTGTACACGACGCTGCCGCCCGTCGCAATCACACATCCCTTGCACTCCATCGCCAGCACGTGCCGCTCTTCAAGTGCGCAAAATGCCTCTGCACCTTCCGACTGAATGATGTCCATAATCCGCCGTTGCTCGGCGGACTGAATCGCGACGTCGGTATCCACGAAGTTCCGCGTGAGGGTCTTGGCCAACAAAACGCCCACAGTGCTCTTCCCCACGCCGGGCATGCCAATCAGAACGATATTGAGATCTCGGTCTTCCACGATTGCTACTGCCTTTTCTCTGCGCGATGATCGCGCTCACGTACACCAGGTAAAGCCATCACCAGCCAATGGATGGCGTGCATGTGCCCGACTGGGAGAACTACGCAAACCCAGATGTCTTCAGCCAGTTCTCACACGCCGACCTTGCTCACAAGAATCCGCTTATAGTATGGGCAAAAGCCCGCTCTCCAATCAATGCGCCCTTCATTGCGCGTCGCGAAATCACGGCGTATACTTCCCAATCTACACGCACGGTCCGCACTGAAGGAGACTGCATCATGAAGTTCCAGATTAATGGCGTCATTCCCGCAATCTTAACCCCGTTCACCAAAGGCGGAAAATCGGTCGATTATGACCGGGTAAAAGCCCTCGCCGCCCGGCTTGCGGGTCAAGGCGTGCACGGTCTCTTCGTGTGCGGCACCACCGGTGAAGGTCCCCTCATGACCCTCGACGAGCGCAAGCTCACGCTACAAGCCGTTGTTCAAGAGGTCGGAAAGCGCGTGACGGTCGTCGCGCATACCGGTTGCTTCGACACGGCCTCCACCATCGAATTGACGCGCCACGCGCGCGATATCGGCGCCAAAGCTGCCGGCATTGTCGCGCCGGGCTTCTTCGGATACGACGACGCAGCGCTCCTGGCGCACTACCGCGCCATCGCCGCCGCCGTCAAGGACTTCCCGATTCTGCTCTACAACATCCCCGGTTGCGCCAAGAACGAGTTGACGCCTCCCGTCGTGCTTGAGTTGGCGCGCACTGTCGACAACATCGTGGGTATCAAAGACAGTAGCGGTTCCATGCCGAACCTCAACCGCGTACTGGCCGACAAGCCCGCGGATTTCACCGTCATCAATGGCGTCGATGAATACGCCATGCAGGCTCAGATTGCGGGCGCGGCGGGATTCGTCGCCAGCACCGCGAACGTACTGCCCGAAGTCTTTCTGGGCATCTACAACAGCGTCAAGAAGGGCGATTTGAAGAAGGCGTGGGAAACCCAGAAGAAGCTTGGCCGCGCGTGCGCTGCCTTCTGCTACGGGCGAATGGTCGCGCGCTACAAGGAAGGGCTTCGCCTGCGCGGGTTCGATGCGGGATACGTGCGCTCGCCGCAACGCGAACTGACCAAGCAGGAAAAGT
This is a stretch of genomic DNA from Candidatus Hydrogenedentota bacterium. It encodes these proteins:
- a CDS encoding SDR family oxidoreductase; its protein translation is MRPKTQTPKHFPEPVLPACPIQKLLKGQKALVTGASSGIGKAIAIALGHAGADVVINYRSGDDAAQKVADEVRRCGSRTYIHQADVSKEEQVQAMFRRMLDEFGTIDILVNNAGLQQDAPFDEMTLRQWQTVLDVNLTGQFLCAREAVREFKRRGVRKEVSCAAGKIICISSVHEVIPWAGHVNYAASKGGIMLMMKSIAQEVAPHRIRVNSIAPGAIRTPINMQAWDTEEAYSDLMKLVPYKRIGEPEDIGRAAVWLASDDSDYVHGITLFVDGGMTLYPGFETGG
- a CDS encoding GNAT family N-acetyltransferase, which gives rise to MEDRDLNIVLIGMPGVGKSTVGVLLAKTLTRNFVDTDVAIQSAEQRRIMDIIQSEGAEAFCALEERHVLAMECKGCVIATGGSVVYSEAAMNHLREKGIVIHLMLPLESLAERLSNLDARGVVRLQGQSLDALYEERMPLYSKYASAEIDCSGLRHEQVVDSIVAWLTEQGVVGPEDVPHLTAAEAEPEHPPVNVQRAVDSDFPALVALDKLVPGSSERRSALSSAIASKNCYKAVVNGEVLGFMILEETFYGHAFISFMIVHPGHRREGIASGLIQYAESVAPTDKLFTSTNASNTQMQRLCEAQGFTRSGAIENLDDEDHEIVYFKQIKREGSDTPAN
- a CDS encoding dihydrodipicolinate synthase family protein, translated to MKFQINGVIPAILTPFTKGGKSVDYDRVKALAARLAGQGVHGLFVCGTTGEGPLMTLDERKLTLQAVVQEVGKRVTVVAHTGCFDTASTIELTRHARDIGAKAAGIVAPGFFGYDDAALLAHYRAIAAAVKDFPILLYNIPGCAKNELTPPVVLELARTVDNIVGIKDSSGSMPNLNRVLADKPADFTVINGVDEYAMQAQIAGAAGFVASTANVLPEVFLGIYNSVKKGDLKKAWETQKKLGRACAAFCYGRMVARYKEGLRLRGFDAGYVRSPQRELTKQEKSELAKALNAAGLI